A section of the Prochlorococcus sp. MIT 1341 genome encodes:
- the ispG gene encoding (E)-4-hydroxy-3-methylbut-2-enyl-diphosphate synthase, which yields MTELVHQDLDIDSRRYDTTIRRRPTRSVAVGDISIGSDHPVRVQSMINEDTLDIEGSTNAIRLLHEAGCEIIRLTVPSLAHAKAVGEIRNKLKKSYMNVPLVADVHHNGMKIALEVANHVDKVRINPGLFVFETPDPSRTEFKQEEIDSIKEMIYERFKPLVLLLKEQNKALRIGVNHGSLAERMLFSYGDTPLGMVKSAMEFISICDQLDYHNIIVSMKSSRAPVMLAAYRLMADTMDKHGFNYPLHLGVTEAGDGDYGRIKSTAGIATLLSEGLGDTIRVSLTEAPEKEIPVCYSILQAIGLRKTMVEYISCPSCGRTLFNLEEVVHKVREATKHLTGLDIAVMGCIVNGPGEMADADYGYVGKGPGVISLYRGHEEIRKVAEEDGVNALVQLIKDDGKWFDPTNH from the coding sequence ATGACAGAACTTGTTCACCAGGATCTCGATATTGATTCTAGGCGTTATGACACAACGATCCGACGTCGACCAACTAGAAGTGTCGCTGTAGGCGATATCTCAATAGGTAGCGATCATCCTGTAAGAGTCCAGTCAATGATCAATGAAGACACCTTGGATATTGAAGGCTCTACAAATGCCATTCGACTGCTACATGAAGCTGGCTGCGAAATTATTCGACTTACTGTTCCTTCATTGGCCCATGCGAAGGCTGTAGGTGAAATAAGAAATAAACTTAAAAAATCCTATATGAATGTACCTTTGGTAGCAGATGTACACCATAACGGGATGAAAATAGCTTTAGAAGTTGCTAATCATGTTGACAAGGTAAGAATCAATCCCGGTTTGTTTGTTTTTGAAACTCCTGACCCTTCTAGAACTGAATTTAAACAGGAAGAGATTGATTCCATAAAGGAAATGATTTATGAAAGATTTAAACCTTTAGTCTTGTTATTAAAAGAACAAAATAAAGCACTACGAATTGGTGTGAATCATGGTTCATTAGCTGAGCGAATGCTCTTTTCCTATGGAGATACACCTTTAGGTATGGTTAAATCTGCCATGGAATTTATTAGTATCTGTGACCAACTTGACTATCACAATATCATTGTTTCAATGAAGTCTTCCAGGGCACCAGTTATGCTTGCTGCCTATAGATTGATGGCCGATACTATGGATAAACATGGCTTTAATTATCCTTTGCATTTAGGAGTTACAGAGGCAGGCGATGGAGATTATGGACGAATAAAAAGTACAGCTGGTATTGCTACATTATTATCTGAGGGTCTTGGAGATACAATTCGTGTTTCTCTTACAGAGGCACCTGAGAAAGAAATACCTGTTTGCTATTCAATTTTGCAGGCTATTGGCCTCCGCAAAACAATGGTTGAATATATCAGTTGTCCTAGCTGTGGCAGAACCCTCTTTAATCTTGAGGAAGTTGTTCATAAGGTTCGTGAAGCCACGAAGCATTTGACAGGTCTAGATATTGCTGTAATGGGATGCATAGTTAATGGCCCTGGTGAGATGGCCGATGCAGATTATGGTTATGTAGGAAAAGGGCCAGGTGTAATTTCTCTCTATAGAGGACATGAGGAGATACGCAAGGTTGCAGAAGAAGATGGCGTAAATGCTCTAGTTCAATTAATAAAAGATGATGGAAAATGGTTCGATCCTACTAATCACTAA
- the nadA gene encoding quinolinate synthase NadA, producing MKAGTENRTVEVPKNKPELIKAIDVLKTERNAVILAHYYQDNDIQDIADFVGDSLELSRKAEKTNADVIVFSGVHFMAETAKILNPEKTVLIPDLDAGCNLADDCNSDDFAKFRAKYPNHYVVSYINCSAEVKAQSNLICTSSNAVDLIRKIPENIQLIFAPDQNLGRWVQNQSGRKLTLWPGSCQVHENFSEEALLKLIMEYPKAEVLAHPECQQNLLDLADFIGSTSKLLARSDESSADSFIVLTEPGILHQMKKKQPSKKFLEVPGIDGCSCNACPYMRLNTLEKIYLSLLNMKPEIIIDEKIRNKAIAPIKLMLKMSK from the coding sequence ATGAAAGCAGGAACAGAAAATAGGACAGTAGAGGTCCCCAAAAACAAGCCTGAACTCATAAAGGCTATTGACGTTCTTAAAACTGAACGTAACGCAGTAATTTTGGCCCATTATTACCAAGATAATGATATTCAGGATATTGCAGACTTTGTAGGCGACTCACTCGAGCTATCAAGAAAAGCGGAAAAAACAAATGCTGATGTAATTGTCTTTAGTGGTGTTCACTTTATGGCAGAAACAGCAAAAATACTAAACCCTGAAAAGACTGTATTGATTCCAGATCTTGATGCAGGTTGTAATTTAGCTGATGACTGTAACTCGGATGATTTCGCGAAATTTAGAGCAAAATATCCTAACCATTATGTTGTTAGCTATATCAATTGCTCGGCTGAAGTTAAGGCTCAAAGCAACCTAATATGTACTAGTAGTAATGCTGTTGATTTAATCAGAAAAATTCCAGAAAATATACAATTAATCTTTGCACCTGATCAAAACCTAGGAAGGTGGGTACAAAACCAAAGTGGTAGAAAACTTACTTTATGGCCCGGTAGTTGTCAGGTACACGAAAATTTTAGCGAAGAAGCACTTTTAAAACTTATTATGGAATATCCAAAAGCGGAAGTATTGGCTCACCCTGAATGCCAACAAAATCTATTGGATTTGGCAGATTTCATAGGATCTACGAGCAAATTACTTGCAAGAAGTGATGAAAGTTCTGCTGATTCATTCATTGTTCTTACGGAACCTGGAATTCTGCATCAGATGAAAAAAAAGCAGCCCTCAAAAAAGTTTCTGGAAGTTCCTGGCATAGATGGATGTAGTTGCAATGCCTGCCCCTACATGCGCTTAAATACTCTTGAAAAAATATATCTCTCTCTATTAAATATGAAGCCAGAGATTATTATAGACGAAAAAATAAGGAACAAAGCCATAGCACCAATTAAGTTAATGTTAAAAATGAGTAAATAA
- a CDS encoding TPM domain-containing protein, with the protein MRVEQRQRCFTALLCLILSLILSQAAFAYDNPDLLPDHQTSVIDLARVLTEQQRTTLDNSLQEYENETGWKLRVLTQFEKTPGLAVRDFWQLDERSVLVIADPRGGNLLNFNVGDALFALMPRLFWVELQTRYGNQYYVRDNGEDGSVLGAINAIETCLDRGGCQLVPGLPKEQSLWSLVTSILGGLIAGFAAFPKKEGAIISWGWLALFSPLWIMLFGIFGIAPVITRTTELLPVARNCLGFIGSIIAAYLVAQAILTPKTNSE; encoded by the coding sequence ATGCGTGTCGAGCAGAGGCAAAGATGCTTTACAGCATTGCTTTGCCTAATCCTATCGTTGATCCTAAGCCAGGCCGCTTTCGCCTATGACAACCCTGATTTACTACCAGACCATCAAACATCTGTGATAGATCTTGCTCGAGTCCTTACAGAGCAACAAAGAACTACATTAGATAACTCACTGCAAGAATACGAGAATGAAACCGGTTGGAAATTAAGGGTATTGACTCAATTCGAGAAAACACCTGGACTAGCGGTAAGGGATTTTTGGCAACTAGACGAGCGAAGCGTACTTGTAATAGCTGATCCAAGGGGGGGTAACCTTCTGAATTTCAACGTAGGCGATGCTTTATTTGCGTTAATGCCAAGATTATTTTGGGTTGAATTACAAACAAGGTATGGTAATCAATATTATGTGAGAGATAATGGAGAAGATGGCTCTGTCTTGGGAGCTATTAATGCCATAGAGACATGCCTCGACCGTGGTGGATGTCAGCTGGTTCCAGGATTACCCAAAGAGCAATCTCTATGGTCTTTAGTAACATCAATACTTGGAGGTCTTATAGCCGGCTTTGCCGCCTTTCCTAAAAAAGAAGGTGCTATTATTTCTTGGGGATGGTTAGCATTATTTTCCCCTTTATGGATAATGCTCTTTGGTATATTTGGTATAGCTCCAGTAATAACAAGGACAACTGAATTACTACCCGTTGCGAGAAATTGCTTAGGGTTTATAGGATCAATAATAGCTGCCTATTTAGTAGCACAAGCTATCCTAACCCCCAAAACTAATAGTGAATGA
- a CDS encoding S41 family peptidase: MSSIFPILKRKTARNLILVFLGLSSFHPKILYSAPFFQFPNSNSVNIKDSPKELIDQVWQIIYRDFLDASGNYNSVKWIDIRKEILSRKYVDRTQSYNAINDMLARLDDPYTRFLDPKQFKEMRIDTSGQLSGVGIQLSVDDETSKLIVVSPIEGTPAFKAGVLPKDVITEIDDKSTKDMSIETAVKLIRGKEGTSVTLGLERNGAKVKVELIRAKIEITSLNSHLNITQSGFKVGYIRLRQFSANASREMRNAINILQSKGAEGYVLDLRSNPGGLLEASVDIARQWLNKGTIVSTLTKTGIQDVRKANGSALTERPIIILVNEGSASASEILSGAIQDNKRGLLVGKKTFGKGLVQSVRALSDGSGLTVTIARYLTPLGRDIHKHGIKPDVEVGLSTKELETLTVDQLGTNKDPQYRIAENLLVKRIIENNTGLTLNSANSNFVYTLN; the protein is encoded by the coding sequence ATGAGTTCAATTTTTCCTATTCTCAAGAGAAAGACCGCTAGAAATTTAATTTTAGTTTTCTTAGGCCTGAGTTCTTTTCATCCTAAGATATTATATTCAGCACCTTTTTTTCAGTTCCCAAATAGTAATTCTGTAAATATTAAAGATAGTCCAAAAGAACTAATTGATCAGGTATGGCAAATAATTTATAGGGATTTTTTAGATGCATCAGGCAACTATAATTCTGTTAAATGGATTGATATTAGGAAGGAAATTCTCTCTAGAAAATATGTTGATAGAACTCAATCATACAATGCTATTAATGATATGCTTGCACGACTAGACGATCCCTATACAAGGTTTCTCGATCCAAAGCAATTTAAGGAGATGAGGATAGATACTTCTGGCCAGCTTTCTGGAGTTGGTATTCAACTTTCTGTAGATGATGAGACAAGTAAATTAATAGTTGTTTCACCAATTGAAGGGACTCCGGCATTTAAAGCAGGTGTATTACCTAAAGATGTAATTACTGAGATTGATGATAAATCAACTAAAGATATGTCTATTGAGACTGCAGTTAAACTAATTAGAGGTAAAGAGGGAACTTCTGTAACGCTTGGTCTCGAGAGAAATGGAGCCAAAGTGAAAGTCGAACTGATTAGGGCAAAAATAGAAATAACCTCACTAAATAGTCATCTTAATATTACACAGTCAGGATTCAAGGTTGGATATATTAGGTTAAGGCAGTTTAGTGCAAATGCATCTCGGGAAATGCGAAATGCAATTAATATTCTTCAATCAAAAGGTGCTGAAGGGTATGTTTTGGATTTACGAAGTAATCCCGGAGGTCTTCTTGAAGCAAGTGTAGATATAGCACGTCAATGGTTGAATAAAGGGACAATAGTTAGCACATTAACAAAGACAGGAATACAGGACGTAAGGAAGGCCAATGGAAGTGCACTAACAGAGCGACCAATCATCATTTTAGTTAACGAAGGATCAGCAAGTGCTAGTGAAATTCTTTCAGGTGCTATTCAAGATAATAAACGAGGTTTGCTTGTTGGTAAGAAAACATTTGGCAAGGGCCTTGTTCAATCTGTTCGTGCTTTGTCAGACGGGTCTGGCCTTACAGTTACTATTGCGAGATACCTTACTCCCTTAGGAAGAGATATTCATAAGCATGGAATTAAACCTGATGTTGAGGTTGGATTATCAACAAAAGAATTAGAAACACTTACAGTAGATCAACTTGGTACAAATAAGGATCCGCAATACCGGATAGCGGAAAATTTGTTAGTTAAGAGAATAATAGAAAACAATACAGGCCTTACTTTGAATTCAGCTAATTCAAATTTTGTATATACTTTAAATTAA
- a CDS encoding TIGR04168 family protein, protein MAGDLHGVWGEEDQLVLSALHPDLVLFVGDLSDGDIRIAKSITQLPFPKAVILGNHDRGGDPSGNVLQSQLRLLAGLHCGWKHLYWEELGVSVVGARPCSGGGGFHLSEAVKNVFGPITIEESVDRIVSATKRAQEDIPLIILAHSGPTGLGSDSNSICGRDWKKPAIDWGDKDLALAIDKIREFRNPELVVFGHMHHQLYRGGGIRKTFYKDQFGTFYLNTACVPRRVKDRDGNILSCFSQVDILEGKVIFAAHLWIASNGRIVYQETLLDKKIG, encoded by the coding sequence ATTGCGGGTGATCTGCATGGAGTTTGGGGTGAAGAGGACCAGTTGGTCCTTTCTGCGCTTCATCCAGATCTCGTTTTGTTTGTTGGTGACCTTAGTGATGGTGATATCAGAATTGCCAAATCTATTACACAACTTCCTTTCCCAAAGGCTGTAATCCTAGGTAATCACGATAGGGGTGGCGATCCATCAGGAAATGTTCTTCAATCCCAATTAAGACTACTAGCAGGGCTCCATTGTGGATGGAAGCATCTTTACTGGGAGGAATTGGGTGTCTCTGTTGTAGGAGCTAGACCCTGCAGCGGAGGAGGAGGTTTTCATCTATCTGAAGCTGTTAAAAATGTATTTGGTCCTATAACAATTGAAGAGTCTGTCGATAGGATTGTATCTGCTACGAAGCGGGCTCAAGAGGATATCCCATTAATTATCTTGGCTCATTCTGGCCCTACAGGACTTGGTTCTGACTCAAATTCAATTTGTGGGAGAGATTGGAAAAAACCTGCAATTGATTGGGGCGATAAAGATTTAGCCTTGGCAATAGACAAAATTAGAGAATTTCGCAATCCTGAGTTAGTTGTGTTCGGCCATATGCATCATCAACTTTACCGAGGAGGAGGTATTAGGAAAACTTTTTACAAAGATCAATTTGGAACTTTCTATTTAAATACAGCTTGCGTACCTCGTCGAGTTAAAGATAGAGATGGAAACATCTTAAGTTGTTTTTCTCAGGTTGATATTCTTGAAGGGAAAGTAATATTTGCAGCACACCTTTGGATTGCTAGTAATGGAAGGATTGTTTATCAAGAGACTTTGCTTGATAAAAAGATAGGTTAA